One stretch of Chryseobacterium sp. LJ668 DNA includes these proteins:
- a CDS encoding DUF1573 domain-containing protein, protein MKTLFAGIALFGTFALASAQTITFDKTTFDYGAIKPNADGTRFFNVTNTGDKPLIISNVKPSCGCTTPEFSQDPILPGKSAKIKVGYNTATPGAFNKMIEVFSNDPVNSRSVIYIKGDVNANAPEPKVLTPAEQKAAVKAEKKAAKTAKKVAARK, encoded by the coding sequence ATGAAAACATTATTTGCAGGAATTGCGTTATTCGGAACATTTGCATTAGCATCTGCACAGACTATTACTTTTGACAAAACTACTTTCGATTATGGTGCTATCAAGCCAAATGCTGATGGTACTAGATTCTTTAATGTAACAAACACTGGTGATAAGCCTTTGATTATTTCTAATGTAAAGCCATCTTGCGGATGTACGACTCCAGAATTTAGCCAAGATCCTATTTTACCGGGAAAATCTGCCAAAATCAAAGTTGGATATAACACAGCTACTCCTGGAGCATTCAACAAAATGATCGAGGTATTTTCTAATGACCCGGTAAACAGCAGAAGTGTTATTTATATCAAAGGTGATGTAAACGCAAATGCTCCTGAGCCTAAAGTTTTGACACCTGCTGAACAGAAAGCTGCTGTAAAAGCTGAAAAAAAAGCGGCTAAGACTGCTAAAAAAGTAGCTGCAAGAAAATAA
- a CDS encoding valine--tRNA ligase: MQISEKYNPQETEQKWYNYWLENKFFHSEPNEKPPYTVVIPPPNVTGILHMGHMLNNTIQDVLVRRARMQGFNACWVPGTDHASIATEAKVVAKLKSEGINKSDITREEFLKHAWDWTDKYGGTILEQLKKLGCSCDWDRTRFTLEDKMSQQVIKSFVDLYNKGLIYRGYRMVNWDPEAKTNISDEEVIFKEQNGKLYFLKYKIEGTEEFLSVATTRPETIFGDTAVCINPNDERYANLKGKNVIVPIVNRVIPIIEDEYVDIEFGTGALKITPAHDINDYEIGQKHQLPMIDALDDDGNLNDHGLHYAGKNRFDVRKQIAKELEEKDLLLKAEDYVNKVGTSERTGAVIEPKVSVQWFLKMSEIAKPALDVVMNDEVKFYPEKFKNTYKHWMDNIRDWNISRQLWWGQQIPAFYYGDGENDFVVAEKIEEALILAQEKTNNSQLTTNDLKQDEDALDTWFSSWLWPMSVFDGLLDPDNKDINYYYPTVDLVTGPDIIFFWVARMIMAGLEFKGEVPFKNVYFTGIVRDKQRRKMSKQLGNSPDPLDLISQYGADGVRVGSLLSAPAGNDLLFDEDLMVQGRNFMTKIWNAFRLTQNWNKEDKPLIQSDNEAIEWFENQLNKSIAEINDQFDKFRISDALHLIQKLVKDDFCGWYLEAIKPNYGEGISKAVYDQTIVFFEELMKLLHPFMPFLSEELWQLISERKPEEALVIAQQKKAEEFNQSIIEKFETAEEIISGVRNYRQTKGISPREEVEVYTNASVFENEAVVKKLASISEIHYGEKTDRPSFTFLVGSTEVSIPLSEKLDLEEEKKKTEEEVKYLKGFLISVDKKLSNEKFVANAKPEVVEVERKKQKDAQDKIAILEEKLKTL, translated from the coding sequence ATGCAGATTTCAGAGAAATATAATCCACAAGAAACAGAACAGAAATGGTATAATTACTGGCTGGAAAATAAATTTTTCCACTCAGAACCCAACGAAAAGCCTCCCTATACCGTTGTAATTCCGCCGCCAAATGTCACAGGGATTCTTCACATGGGCCATATGTTGAATAATACGATTCAGGATGTTTTGGTACGCCGTGCAAGAATGCAGGGCTTCAATGCTTGTTGGGTTCCGGGAACAGACCACGCTTCTATTGCTACTGAAGCGAAAGTTGTTGCTAAATTAAAATCTGAAGGAATTAATAAATCTGATATCACGCGTGAAGAATTTTTGAAACACGCATGGGACTGGACGGATAAATACGGGGGAACCATTCTTGAACAGTTAAAAAAACTAGGTTGTTCTTGCGATTGGGACAGAACCCGTTTTACTTTAGAAGATAAAATGTCTCAGCAGGTCATCAAAAGTTTTGTCGATCTTTATAATAAGGGCCTTATTTATAGAGGATACAGAATGGTAAACTGGGATCCGGAGGCTAAAACCAATATTTCTGATGAAGAAGTAATTTTCAAAGAACAAAATGGAAAATTATACTTTCTTAAATATAAAATTGAGGGGACAGAAGAATTTCTTTCTGTCGCTACAACACGTCCTGAAACTATTTTTGGTGACACTGCCGTTTGTATCAATCCGAATGACGAAAGATATGCTAATCTAAAAGGTAAAAATGTTATTGTACCAATTGTAAACCGAGTTATTCCGATTATTGAAGATGAATATGTTGATATTGAATTCGGAACGGGAGCATTGAAAATCACTCCGGCTCATGATATTAATGATTACGAAATCGGGCAAAAACATCAGTTACCAATGATTGATGCGTTAGATGATGACGGAAATCTGAACGATCATGGTTTACACTATGCCGGAAAAAACAGATTTGATGTAAGAAAACAAATCGCTAAAGAATTGGAAGAAAAAGATCTGTTGTTGAAAGCAGAAGATTACGTCAATAAAGTAGGAACTTCTGAAAGAACGGGTGCAGTTATCGAGCCTAAAGTTTCTGTTCAGTGGTTTTTAAAGATGTCTGAAATCGCGAAACCTGCATTGGATGTTGTGATGAATGACGAAGTAAAATTCTATCCAGAAAAATTTAAAAATACCTACAAACATTGGATGGACAACATCCGTGATTGGAATATTTCTCGTCAGCTATGGTGGGGACAGCAAATTCCTGCTTTTTATTATGGAGATGGAGAAAATGATTTTGTTGTTGCAGAAAAAATTGAAGAAGCTTTAATTTTAGCTCAAGAAAAAACAAATAACTCACAACTAACTACCAACGACCTAAAACAAGACGAAGATGCTCTTGATACTTGGTTCTCATCTTGGTTGTGGCCGATGTCGGTTTTTGATGGCCTGCTTGATCCGGATAATAAAGACATCAATTATTATTACCCTACAGTAGATTTGGTTACAGGTCCGGATATCATCTTTTTCTGGGTTGCCAGGATGATCATGGCCGGATTAGAATTTAAAGGTGAAGTACCTTTCAAAAACGTTTATTTTACAGGAATTGTAAGAGATAAGCAGAGAAGAAAAATGTCTAAGCAATTAGGCAACTCGCCGGATCCTTTAGATTTAATTTCTCAATACGGTGCAGATGGTGTGCGTGTAGGGAGTTTACTAAGTGCACCTGCCGGAAATGATTTGTTGTTTGACGAGGATTTGATGGTTCAGGGAAGAAATTTCATGACCAAAATCTGGAATGCCTTCCGTCTGACTCAAAATTGGAACAAAGAAGACAAGCCACTTATTCAATCAGATAATGAAGCTATAGAATGGTTTGAAAATCAATTAAATAAATCCATTGCTGAAATTAATGACCAATTTGATAAATTCAGGATTTCTGATGCATTGCATTTGATTCAAAAATTAGTGAAGGATGATTTCTGCGGATGGTATCTCGAGGCAATTAAACCAAATTACGGAGAAGGAATTTCTAAAGCAGTTTATGATCAGACGATTGTTTTCTTCGAAGAATTAATGAAGCTTCTACATCCATTTATGCCATTCTTGTCAGAAGAATTGTGGCAGTTGATCTCAGAAAGAAAACCTGAAGAAGCTTTGGTGATTGCTCAGCAGAAGAAAGCGGAAGAATTTAACCAAAGTATTATAGAAAAATTTGAAACTGCGGAAGAAATCATATCAGGAGTAAGAAATTACCGCCAGACAAAAGGAATTTCACCAAGAGAAGAGGTTGAAGTTTACACCAATGCATCAGTATTTGAAAATGAAGCGGTGGTTAAAAAGTTAGCCAGTATTTCTGAAATTCATTATGGTGAAAAAACAGACAGGCCAAGCTTTACTTTTCTTGTGGGATCTACGGAAGTTTCAATTCCTCTAAGCGAAAAATTAGATTTAGAAGAAGAAAAAAAGAAAACAGAAGAAGAAGTAAAATACCTGAAAGGATTTTTGATCTCTGTTGACAAAAAACTTTCTAATGAGAAGTTCGTTGCCAACGCAAAACCTGAAGTGGTAGAAGTTGAGCGCAAGAAACAAAAAGATGCGCAGGATAAGATTGCGATTTTAGAAGAGAAATTAAAGACATTGTAG
- a CDS encoding RNA polymerase sigma factor: MISKEKEFAQLIKNNQGLIIKVSRLYTNSLEDEEDLFQEIVLQLWRSYDSFKGNSKISTWMYRVALNTAITLFRKKSKSLPTNELDINHKDFIEEEDDKQQQISLLYTVIKTLPNVERAIVMMYLDDLPYKDIAANLGITEVNARVKMNRLKKTLKEQMQKYA, encoded by the coding sequence TTGATTTCTAAAGAGAAAGAATTTGCCCAGCTAATAAAAAATAATCAAGGTTTGATTATAAAAGTGTCGCGGCTGTATACTAATTCTCTTGAAGATGAAGAAGATCTCTTCCAGGAAATTGTATTGCAGTTGTGGAGAAGCTACGATTCATTTAAGGGAAATTCAAAAATATCTACTTGGATGTACCGGGTGGCTCTTAACACAGCAATTACCCTTTTCAGAAAAAAAAGCAAAAGCTTACCTACCAACGAACTGGATATCAATCACAAAGATTTTATTGAAGAGGAGGATGACAAACAACAGCAAATATCTTTGCTTTACACTGTTATTAAGACTTTACCTAATGTCGAAAGAGCAATTGTAATGATGTACCTCGACGATCTTCCTTATAAAGATATTGCAGCTAACCTTGGGATTACAGAAGTAAATGCACGCGTGAAAATGAATAGATTAAAGAAAACCTTAAAAGAACAGATGCAAAAATATGCCTGA
- a CDS encoding polyphosphate kinase 2 family protein has protein sequence MNNDFSDNFRITNKFSIKKAATEYTGKLTKEEGIQMLALEKEKLRELQEKLYADGSQSLLVVLQAMDAAGKDSLIEHVFGGVNPQGCSVTSFKTPSSQDYAHDFLWRHYLALPQKGTIGIFNRSHYESVLVCKVHPEYNLNEKTWKSVKDFDDTFWKNRYESIRNFEKHLTQNGTTVVKIFLHVSKEEQKKRLLDRIEEKEKNWKFSAADLPERALFDEYMNCYETAINETSKDEAPWYVIPADNKWFARLAAIQIIIDTVEKMNLEFPKLSKEDKAVLEDAKSQLKSE, from the coding sequence ATGAATAATGATTTCTCTGATAATTTCAGAATAACAAATAAATTTTCAATTAAAAAAGCTGCTACAGAATACACAGGAAAGCTCACCAAAGAAGAAGGTATACAAATGCTTGCCTTGGAGAAAGAAAAACTTCGTGAATTACAGGAAAAACTATATGCGGATGGCAGCCAATCTCTCCTGGTCGTGCTTCAGGCGATGGATGCTGCCGGAAAAGACAGCTTAATAGAACATGTATTTGGAGGTGTAAATCCTCAAGGTTGTAGTGTTACAAGCTTTAAAACACCAAGTTCTCAGGATTATGCCCACGATTTCTTGTGGAGACATTACCTGGCCCTTCCTCAGAAAGGTACAATCGGGATTTTCAACCGATCTCATTATGAAAGTGTTTTGGTATGTAAGGTACATCCGGAGTACAATTTAAATGAAAAAACATGGAAATCTGTGAAAGATTTTGATGATACATTTTGGAAAAACCGTTATGAAAGCATTAGAAATTTCGAAAAGCATCTTACCCAGAACGGAACAACGGTTGTGAAAATATTTCTTCATGTTTCAAAAGAAGAACAAAAGAAAAGATTGCTAGACCGTATCGAAGAAAAGGAAAAAAACTGGAAATTCTCTGCAGCTGATCTGCCGGAAAGAGCATTGTTTGATGAATATATGAATTGCTATGAGACTGCGATTAATGAAACATCAAAAGATGAAGCACCATGGTACGTTATTCCGGCAGATAACAAGTGGTTCGCAAGATTAGCTGCTATTCAGATTATCATTGATACGGTAGAGAAAATGAACTTAGAATTTCCGAAACTTTCAAAAGAAGATAAAGCTGTTCTCGAAGATGCTAAAAGCCAGTTGAAAAGTGAATAA
- the rpoN gene encoding RNA polymerase factor sigma-54, whose product MLKQHLQLKLGQKLAPQQIQLMKLIQLHTLEFEEELERELEENPALEVAKEEPKEDEYSSLEESYETEGTESIETDFDVNDYIYDDEPNYKTASSNYSADDEDFDNESLLTEGQSLYDYLLEQINLINISHDDLKIAEYIIGNLDTDGYLRREVKSIVDDLAFSQGIYTTVEKVEDILENYIQKLDPSGVGARGLQECLLLQIEKKVSSDKAISLAANILRFQFDALTNKHYNKIIQKYDIEEEDLKDALEEISKLSPKVGGNFDTQTITINQEIIPDFVISVKDGVVIPMLNSKNAPTLRVSEEYKDILTTYSHDKNSSEHKQAALFIKQKLDAAKWYIDAINQRQNTLLQTINAIVKFQHKYFITGDEKSLRPMILKDIADITGFDISTISRVVKSKYADTPNGILYLKDLFSDSLTNDDGEEVSTKEIKMHLQEVIGKENKRKPLTDDALVVILKEQGYNIARRTIAKYREQLNIPVARLRKEL is encoded by the coding sequence ATGCTAAAACAACACTTACAACTTAAATTAGGACAAAAGCTTGCTCCACAGCAGATTCAACTGATGAAGTTAATACAGCTTCATACGTTAGAATTTGAAGAGGAGCTGGAAAGAGAGCTTGAGGAAAATCCTGCCCTTGAAGTTGCTAAGGAAGAGCCTAAAGAAGATGAATATTCATCTTTAGAAGAGTCTTATGAAACTGAAGGTACAGAAAGCATCGAAACTGACTTTGACGTGAATGATTATATCTATGATGATGAGCCGAATTACAAAACAGCATCAAGTAATTATTCTGCAGATGATGAAGATTTTGATAATGAAAGTCTCTTAACAGAAGGTCAATCATTGTATGATTACCTTTTAGAGCAAATCAATCTGATTAATATTAGTCACGATGATCTGAAAATCGCTGAATATATTATAGGAAATCTAGATACTGACGGATATTTAAGACGAGAAGTAAAATCTATCGTTGACGATTTAGCATTTTCTCAGGGAATTTACACTACAGTTGAAAAGGTTGAAGATATTTTAGAAAATTACATCCAGAAACTTGATCCTTCTGGTGTCGGCGCGAGAGGTCTACAAGAATGTCTACTTCTACAGATAGAAAAGAAAGTGAGCTCAGATAAAGCAATTTCTCTTGCTGCAAATATTTTGAGATTTCAGTTTGATGCGTTGACAAATAAGCATTATAATAAAATTATTCAGAAGTATGATATAGAAGAGGAAGATTTGAAAGATGCGCTGGAAGAAATTTCAAAGCTTTCGCCAAAAGTAGGAGGCAATTTTGATACGCAAACTATTACGATTAATCAGGAAATCATTCCGGATTTTGTTATTTCTGTAAAAGACGGAGTCGTGATTCCTATGTTGAATAGCAAGAATGCTCCGACTTTACGTGTTTCTGAAGAATACAAAGATATTTTGACTACCTATTCGCATGATAAAAACTCATCTGAACACAAACAGGCAGCCCTATTTATCAAGCAGAAATTAGATGCAGCTAAGTGGTATATCGATGCCATTAACCAGCGCCAGAATACTTTACTACAAACGATTAATGCGATTGTAAAATTTCAACATAAATATTTTATAACAGGTGATGAAAAATCTTTGAGACCTATGATTCTTAAAGATATTGCTGATATCACAGGATTTGATATTTCTACAATTTCAAGGGTGGTAAAGAGTAAGTATGCAGATACCCCGAATGGGATTCTTTATCTTAAAGATCTGTTTTCTGACAGTCTGACTAATGATGACGGAGAAGAAGTTTCTACAAAAGAAATTAAAATGCATCTGCAGGAAGTCATCGGTAAAGAAAATAAAAGGAAACCGCTTACTGACGACGCTTTGGTTGTTATTTTAAAGGAGCAAGGCTACAATATTGCACGTCGTACCATTGCAAAATATAGAGAACAACTGAATATACCTGTTGCAAGATTAAGAAAAGAGTTATAA
- a CDS encoding DUF4241 domain-containing protein, with the protein MTHLENIKKLFSKNFVESPLLESFDVGKIYLPTGKLVACDPLITNDMQPFSVVLPKGDFSVLLHKERESNCVAYAEIVFTDAEITSWKLATTESQNIKDLADGEIFGYPVESGMGCFMDVETQTSLNDLEQKLFQRKGDDFMGIYEEFFHEHFFDENGAIDQYAFLKPSEESAGTIFGFETGYGEGFYASYIGYNKANAPVKIITEFIEILVS; encoded by the coding sequence ATGACACACCTAGAAAATATAAAAAAACTATTCTCAAAAAACTTTGTAGAAAGTCCGCTGCTTGAAAGTTTTGATGTGGGAAAAATATATCTGCCAACCGGAAAACTCGTTGCGTGCGACCCATTGATTACAAATGATATGCAGCCCTTTTCAGTTGTTTTACCTAAAGGTGATTTTTCTGTGCTGCTTCACAAAGAAAGAGAAAGCAACTGTGTTGCGTATGCCGAAATTGTTTTTACTGATGCTGAAATTACATCTTGGAAATTAGCTACAACTGAAAGTCAGAACATTAAAGATTTAGCAGACGGTGAAATTTTCGGGTATCCCGTAGAAAGCGGAATGGGCTGTTTTATGGATGTTGAAACACAGACAAGCCTTAATGATTTAGAACAGAAACTTTTTCAAAGAAAAGGAGATGATTTTATGGGAATTTACGAAGAATTTTTCCATGAGCATTTTTTTGACGAAAATGGTGCGATTGATCAATATGCTTTTTTAAAACCTTCAGAAGAATCTGCAGGAACAATTTTTGGCTTTGAAACAGGTTATGGTGAAGGTTTCTATGCGAGTTACATCGGTTATAATAAAGCAAATGCACCGGTAAAAATTATTACTGAATTTATTGAGATTTTAGTGAGCTAA
- a CDS encoding beta-carotene 15,15'-monooxygenase gives MPEFDLDSFKKAWQEQPVQQKYDNNEILNMLNRKSRNYMKYIFWISVAEFSFFTIFGLFYILQNKESNTFLTSLQKLGVEKNHELETNLDSIYLIIKIVSLLVTGYFVIQFYQNYRKIKVEEDLKIFITRIINFKKTVNAFIVTNIVLFVLFTATFTVFVFYVLNDQNIQITASAKTGFIIGILISTLLCIFLIWIYYRLVYGIIMKRLDKNLKQLKEIESQVS, from the coding sequence ATGCCTGAATTTGATTTAGACAGCTTTAAAAAAGCTTGGCAGGAACAACCTGTTCAACAGAAATATGATAATAACGAAATCCTGAATATGCTCAACAGGAAATCGCGAAACTATATGAAATATATATTTTGGATCAGTGTCGCAGAATTTTCTTTTTTTACTATATTCGGATTGTTTTATATTTTACAGAATAAAGAATCTAATACTTTCCTGACCTCATTACAAAAGTTGGGAGTTGAAAAGAACCATGAACTGGAAACCAATCTTGACAGCATCTATCTCATTATAAAAATAGTAAGTTTATTGGTTACAGGATATTTTGTTATTCAATTTTACCAGAATTATCGAAAAATAAAAGTAGAAGAAGATCTAAAGATATTTATTACCAGGATTATCAATTTCAAAAAGACCGTCAATGCTTTTATCGTTACCAATATTGTTTTGTTTGTACTTTTTACAGCAACCTTTACAGTATTTGTGTTTTATGTATTAAACGACCAGAACATTCAAATCACAGCTTCTGCCAAAACAGGTTTTATTATAGGTATTTTAATCAGTACATTATTGTGTATTTTTCTGATTTGGATCTACTACAGATTAGTGTACGGAATTATTATGAAAAGGCTCGATAAAAATCTAAAACAGCTTAAAGAAATTGAATCTCAAGTAAGCTGA
- a CDS encoding ribokinase, producing MNFSSTQPKIIVVGSCSLDLVLYTDRVPCSNGTILATHSESYFGGKGANQAVGTARLGASVYFIGCVGMDPLGQQIMRNLVNENVNVGFVSETEKDATGTAYVTSSSGNASIVVVPAANNYLTPQNVEEADKYFHSANLVLIQLEIPADVVESTVKKAKENGKIVGIYASPGRPLSNEIIDGADFIIVKSTELAVVFGEDQKEIVLEKYFNKVFIRDETNSTIYYDGTEMKYFRNESENMVYRMGMGDAFTSGFAIALCHGNAIEDCVRFGNEVSSRVSLGKGAQTGLPMLSDFLT from the coding sequence ATGAATTTTTCTTCAACACAGCCGAAAATAATAGTTGTAGGGAGTTGCTCACTAGACTTGGTTTTATACACCGACAGGGTGCCTTGTTCTAACGGGACTATTTTGGCGACCCACTCTGAAAGTTATTTTGGAGGAAAAGGCGCTAATCAGGCCGTTGGAACAGCAAGATTGGGAGCCAGCGTTTATTTTATAGGATGCGTTGGTATGGATCCTCTTGGCCAGCAGATTATGAGAAATCTGGTCAACGAGAATGTAAATGTAGGATTCGTATCCGAAACTGAAAAAGATGCCACAGGTACTGCCTATGTTACAAGTTCGTCCGGCAATGCCTCAATTGTAGTGGTTCCTGCCGCAAACAATTATCTTACCCCTCAAAATGTGGAAGAAGCAGACAAATACTTTCACTCTGCAAATCTTGTCCTTATACAGCTTGAAATTCCAGCGGATGTTGTTGAATCTACGGTGAAAAAAGCAAAGGAAAATGGTAAAATTGTTGGAATATATGCCTCGCCTGGTAGACCGCTGAGTAATGAAATAATTGACGGCGCAGATTTTATTATTGTTAAAAGCACAGAGTTGGCCGTCGTTTTTGGTGAAGATCAGAAGGAGATTGTTTTAGAAAAATATTTCAATAAAGTATTCATAAGAGATGAAACCAATTCTACCATTTATTATGACGGAACTGAAATGAAATACTTCAGGAATGAAAGTGAAAATATGGTTTACAGAATGGGGATGGGCGATGCTTTTACCTCAGGTTTTGCCATCGCATTATGCCATGGGAATGCCATCGAAGACTGTGTGAGATTCGGTAACGAGGTCTCTTCAAGAGTATCTTTGGGTAAAGGTGCACAAACCGGCCTTCCTATGCTTTCAGATTTCTTGACGTAA
- a CDS encoding HD domain-containing protein, whose protein sequence is MNKIIQNAVQFVKEKLDGAEAGHDWFHIERVWKLSKKIAKTENCNIEIVELSALLHDIADPKFHNGDETLALKISRAFLESQNIDEKIIQQVLFVIQNISFKNRGEAPETLPIELKIVQDADRIDAIGAIGIARTFNFGGYKNNLMYHPDLKPQLNMSKDEYKKSNGTTINHFYEKLLLLKDLMNTEEGKKIAEERHDFMLNFLNQFYKEWNVD, encoded by the coding sequence ATGAATAAAATTATACAAAATGCAGTGCAATTCGTTAAAGAAAAACTGGATGGCGCAGAAGCCGGTCACGACTGGTTTCACATCGAAAGGGTATGGAAGCTATCAAAAAAAATCGCTAAAACTGAAAACTGCAATATTGAAATTGTAGAACTTTCTGCATTACTTCATGATATTGCGGATCCTAAATTCCATAATGGTGATGAAACACTAGCTTTAAAAATTTCAAGAGCATTTTTAGAAAGTCAAAATATAGATGAAAAAATTATTCAGCAGGTTTTATTTGTTATTCAGAATATTTCATTTAAAAACAGGGGAGAGGCACCTGAAACTTTGCCTATAGAATTGAAAATTGTACAGGATGCCGATAGAATTGATGCCATTGGCGCTATCGGAATTGCAAGGACGTTCAATTTCGGAGGATATAAAAATAATCTGATGTATCATCCTGATCTTAAACCTCAGCTGAATATGTCAAAAGATGAATATAAAAAATCAAACGGAACGACCATCAATCATTTTTATGAAAAGCTCTTGTTGCTGAAAGATCTGATGAATACCGAAGAGGGAAAAAAAATAGCCGAAGAAAGACATGATTTTATGCTGAATTTCCTCAACCAGTTTTATAAAGAATGGAATGTAGATTAA
- a CDS encoding DUF72 domain-containing protein, translating into MQFGKVEDPSTIDFTLPKDHSRTKEILKQNKKGLENISIGCAKWNKTDLKGFYPKGTKDELTYYATQFNSIELNATFYGMPTSEQVLTWKEKTPSDFKFFPKITNTVSHFRRLLNIDDVVTQFATAVLNFDEKLGMVFLQLHDNFKPKDYERLEQFVNKWPKEVPLAIELRNTEWFTDEDIFDKTCQLFEDNHITNIIVDTAGRRDMLHMRLTTPTAFIRYVGANHESDYDRLEDWLKHLTKWKKEGLQNLYFFVHQNLEKASPLLSAHLIEEMNKEWKTDLTVPKMGQENMPSLF; encoded by the coding sequence ATGCAATTCGGAAAAGTAGAAGATCCTTCAACAATAGATTTCACATTACCAAAGGACCACTCCAGAACCAAAGAAATTCTAAAGCAAAATAAAAAAGGGCTTGAGAATATATCCATCGGCTGTGCAAAGTGGAATAAGACCGATTTAAAAGGATTTTATCCAAAAGGAACAAAAGACGAATTGACGTATTATGCGACACAATTCAATTCAATCGAGCTGAATGCAACGTTTTACGGAATGCCGACTTCCGAACAGGTTTTGACATGGAAAGAAAAAACTCCCTCAGATTTTAAGTTTTTCCCGAAAATCACCAATACAGTTTCGCATTTCAGAAGACTTTTAAATATAGACGATGTCGTGACTCAATTTGCAACAGCAGTTTTGAATTTTGATGAAAAATTAGGAATGGTTTTTTTGCAACTTCACGATAATTTTAAACCTAAAGATTACGAAAGATTAGAACAATTTGTCAATAAATGGCCCAAAGAAGTTCCTTTAGCCATCGAACTCAGAAATACAGAATGGTTTACTGATGAAGATATTTTTGATAAAACTTGTCAGCTTTTTGAAGACAATCATATCACGAATATAATCGTAGATACAGCAGGAAGACGCGATATGCTTCACATGCGACTCACAACTCCAACTGCTTTCATTAGATATGTAGGAGCTAATCATGAAAGTGATTATGACAGATTAGAAGATTGGTTAAAACATTTGACGAAATGGAAGAAAGAAGGTCTGCAAAATCTGTACTTTTTTGTTCATCAAAATCTTGAAAAAGCATCGCCTTTGCTTTCAGCTCATTTGATTGAAGAAATGAATAAAGAATGGAAAACTGATCTCACTGTGCCTAAAATGGGACAGGAAAATATGCCGAGTTTGTTTTAA
- a CDS encoding alpha/beta hydrolase family protein produces the protein MEKLLLQTFDENQIVAHLFKPEKSNHKLLLINSATGVKQQIYFSFAQFLASKGFTVLTYDYRGIGLSKPQKMRNYKASMRIWGTRDYKALTLYIIQNFPAHQKFCLGHSVGALILGMNKDSFIFNEFLFVGTQNAFIGNLKWRTKIEALLGFGIVQPLFTELFGYFPANWFSLGESLPKNCAYDWRTLILNRKSTNKLLLKTDDFSKDLNQKVFVIQAEDDVWLTEKGIKSLLNETYPNLKPTYRLIKTSESAKGEIGHVNFFRSYNKNLWEIIVNEIE, from the coding sequence ATGGAAAAACTGCTTCTTCAAACTTTTGACGAAAATCAGATCGTTGCTCATCTTTTTAAACCGGAAAAAAGCAATCATAAACTTCTTTTGATCAATTCTGCAACAGGTGTAAAGCAGCAGATTTATTTCTCATTTGCGCAGTTTCTAGCTTCAAAAGGTTTTACCGTTCTCACATATGATTACAGAGGAATCGGGCTTTCAAAACCTCAGAAAATGAGGAACTATAAAGCGTCTATGAGAATCTGGGGAACCAGAGATTATAAAGCTCTCACACTATATATTATTCAGAATTTTCCTGCTCATCAGAAATTCTGTCTCGGGCATTCGGTTGGAGCATTAATTTTGGGAATGAATAAAGACTCGTTCATTTTTAATGAATTTTTATTCGTTGGAACTCAAAATGCATTCATTGGAAACCTAAAATGGCGCACAAAAATAGAAGCTCTTTTAGGTTTCGGAATTGTTCAGCCATTATTCACCGAGCTGTTTGGTTATTTTCCGGCAAATTGGTTTAGTTTGGGAGAAAGTCTTCCAAAAAATTGTGCTTATGACTGGAGAACCTTAATTTTGAATCGAAAATCTACCAATAAATTATTGTTAAAAACAGATGATTTTTCTAAAGATCTGAATCAGAAAGTTTTTGTAATTCAGGCCGAAGACGATGTTTGGCTAACTGAAAAAGGAATAAAATCATTGTTAAATGAAACTTATCCGAATTTAAAACCCACTTACAGATTGATCAAAACTTCAGAATCTGCAAAAGGAGAAATAGGACATGTCAACTTTTTCAGAAGCTATAATAAAAATCTTTGGGAAATTATTGTAAACGAAATTGAATAA